Proteins encoded by one window of Bacillus rossius redtenbacheri isolate Brsri chromosome 14, Brsri_v3, whole genome shotgun sequence:
- the LOC134538865 gene encoding vacuolar-sorting protein SNF8, protein MRRRVGVGAIQKQKLVQEKYRDKGTEIEENQLEQMSKQLEVFRTNLEEFAAKHKKEIKKNSEFRRHFQEMCAAIGVDPLASGKGFWSVLGIGDFYYELSVQIVEVCLATNDKNGGLISLDELRQRLVKARGQSKQHQEITIDDLLCAAKKLRILGNGFSVFPVGKGQYLVQSVPGELSMDHTAVLHQASSSGKGNVSVSTLQQTLGWERERTQKALDYMLKEGLAWLDTQDPTEQLFWFPSLFSDCINAS, encoded by the coding sequence ATGAGAAGACGCGTAGGAGTCGGTGCAATCCAGAAACAAAAACTGGTACAAGAAAAGTACCGTGATAAAGGTACAGAAATCGAGGAGAATCAACTTGAGCAAATGTCCAAGCAGTTGGAAGTTTTCAGGACAAATTTGGAAGAATTCGCAGCCAAACACAAAAAAGAGATCAAAAAGAACTCTGAATTCAGGCGTCACTTCCAAGAGATGTGCGCGGCAATTGGAGTGGATCCGTTAGCATCTGGTAAAGGATTTTGGTCGGTGTTGGGGATAGGTGATTTTTACTACGAGCTGAGTGTGCAGATCGTGGAAGTGTGCCTTGCCACGAACGACAAGAACGGCGGACTGATAAGCCTGGACGAACTGAGGCAGCGGTTGGTTAAGGCTCGAGGTCAGAGCAAGCAGCATCAGGAAATAACGATCGATGACCTGCTGTGTGCGGCCAAGAAGTTGAGGATCCTGGGTAACGGCTTCTCGGTGTTCCCCGTGGGCAAGGGCCAGTACCTGGTGCAGTCTGTCCCCGGGGAGCTGAGCATGGACCACACGGCCGTGCTGCACCAGGCGTCCAGCAGCGGCAAGGGGAACGTGAGTGTGTCGACGCTGCAGCAGACACTGGGTTGGGAGCGGGAGCGCACTCAGAAAGCACTCGACTACATGCTGAAGGAAGGCCTGGCCTGGCTCGACACTCAGGACCCCACGGAACAACTGTTTTGGTTCCCAAGCTTGTTTTCCGACTGCATTAACGCATCATGA
- the LOC134538864 gene encoding myosin heavy chain, skeletal muscle, adult-like isoform X2 translates to METRGIEETTPQLDAQLENAAIDYELELVLLRNQVEFYQVARDGTVSGSHPKKPDMVANIKQQFALAVQEKDAAIEMWQSALKEVSCLEEELKTYQGYMKNNMVQTQLDKVKEQYSEAITLLEAKLAWTQAELKKERSLRDDLSAELKELKLEHEASCKLVEAQKDQLQEALKMQAETERELSAARDDATAARELEAALARCHESVADLRARHHEACDKVEEAVAALESACAERERAVLAEASAREETAEAQAALTRLIDDAGARVKEEVERVKSRYNQQIEKVLFDVKMLEDKLADKSSQLERLTRDCEEAQDERESPARRPGAPDMGARLQGLFRELGELQQRNARLSAERDALQRRLDELCTRHERELQRGEQRRSALEGRLREATALRDQARQLDETQQSVVECLQRRELERGVQERDDLIGRLRAAQARGVETAAELHRHLETQLRVKNKWKRTVKTVTREFEARVKELRRENAALRDENHRLKEELEALRADALG, encoded by the exons ATGGAGACGCGCGGTATTGAAGAGACAACACCTCAGTTGGATGCTCA ACTGGAAAATGCAGCCATTGACTATGAACTGGAGCTCGTCCTGTTAAGAAATCAAGTGGAGTTCTATCAG GTTGCTCGTGACGGCACGGTTTCCGGTTCTCACCCCAAGAAACCAGACATGGTTGCCAACATTAAGCAGCAGTTTGCTCTAGCAGTGCAG GAGAAAGATGCTGCGATTGAAATGTGGCAGTCTGCCTTGAAAGAAGTGAGTTGCTTGGAGGAAGAGCTGAAAACTTACCAAGGCTACATGAAGAACAACATGGTGCAGACACAGCTGGACAAA GTGAAGGAGCAGTACTCTGAGGCCATCACGCTGCTGGAAGCCAAGCTGGCGTGGACGCAGGCAGAGCTGAAGAAGGAGCGCTCGTTGCGGGACGACCTCTCGGCGGAGCTGAAGGAACTGAAGCTGGAGCACGAAGCGAGCTGCAAGCTTGTCGAGGCTCAGAAAGACCAGTTGCAGGAGGCCCTGAAAA TGCAGGCGGAGACGGAGAGGGAGCTCAGCGCCGCGCGGGATGACGCCACGGCCGCGCGGGAGCTGGAGGCGGCCCTGGCGCGCTGCCACGAGAGCGTGGCAGACCTGCGCGCACGGCACCACGAGGCGTGCGACAAGGTGGAGGAGGCCGTGGCAGCGCTGGAGAGCGCCTGCGCGGAGAGGGAGCGTGCCGTGCTGGCGGAGGCCAGCGCCAGGG AGGAGACCGCGGAGGCGCAGGCAGCTCTGACGCGCTTGATCGACGACGCGGGGGCGCGCGTCAAGGAGGAGGTGGAGCGCGTCAAGAGCCGGTACAACCAGCAGATAGAGAAGGTGCTCTTTGACGTGAAGATGCTGGAAGAT AAACTGGCGGACAAGAGCTCCCAGTTGGAGAGGCTGACGCGGGACTGTGAGGAGGCCCAGGACGAACGGGAGTCCCCGGCGCGGCGGCCGGGCGCCCCGGACATGGGGGCCCGGCTCCAGGGCCTGTTCCGGGAGCTGGGCGAGCTGCAGCAGCGCAACGCACGGCTCTCCGCCGAGCGGGACGCCCTCCAGCGGCGACTGGACGAGCTCTGCACCAG gCACGAGCGGGAGCTGCAGCGCGGCGAGCAGCGGCGCAGCGCGCTGGAGGGACGGCTGCGGGAAGCCACCGCGCTGCGCGACCAGGCGCGCCAGCTGGACGAGACGCAGCAGTCGGTGGTCGAGTGCTTGCA GCGGCGCGAGCTGGAGCGGGGCGTGCAGGAGCGGGACGACCTGATTGGCCGGCTGCGGGCGGCGCAGGCCCGCGGCGTGGAGACGGCGGCCGAGCTCCACCGCCACCTGGAGACTCAGCTGCGAGTCAAGAACAA GTGGAAGAGGACGGTGAAGACGGTGACGCGGGAGTTCGAGGCGCGCGTGAAGGAGCTGCGTCGCGAGAACGCGGCCCTGCGCGACGAGAACCACCGCCTGAAGGAGGAACTGGAGGCGTTGCGTGCCGACGCGCTCGGCTAA
- the LOC134538864 gene encoding myosin heavy chain, skeletal muscle, adult-like isoform X1 has product METRGIEETTPQLDAQLENAAIDYELELVLLRNQVEFYQTEHKSLRGELTALIDENHNLSEQLRLSLASQVARDGTVSGSHPKKPDMVANIKQQFALAVQEKDAAIEMWQSALKEVSCLEEELKTYQGYMKNNMVQTQLDKVKEQYSEAITLLEAKLAWTQAELKKERSLRDDLSAELKELKLEHEASCKLVEAQKDQLQEALKMQAETERELSAARDDATAARELEAALARCHESVADLRARHHEACDKVEEAVAALESACAERERAVLAEASAREETAEAQAALTRLIDDAGARVKEEVERVKSRYNQQIEKVLFDVKMLEDKLADKSSQLERLTRDCEEAQDERESPARRPGAPDMGARLQGLFRELGELQQRNARLSAERDALQRRLDELCTRHERELQRGEQRRSALEGRLREATALRDQARQLDETQQSVVECLQRRELERGVQERDDLIGRLRAAQARGVETAAELHRHLETQLRVKNKWKRTVKTVTREFEARVKELRRENAALRDENHRLKEELEALRADALG; this is encoded by the exons ATGGAGACGCGCGGTATTGAAGAGACAACACCTCAGTTGGATGCTCA ACTGGAAAATGCAGCCATTGACTATGAACTGGAGCTCGTCCTGTTAAGAAATCAAGTGGAGTTCTATCAG ACTGAGCACAAGTCACTTCGCGGTGAGTTGACGGCGTTGATCGATGAAAACCACAATTTGTCGGAGCAGCTGCGATTGTCTTTGGCTTCTCAGGTTGCTCGTGACGGCACGGTTTCCGGTTCTCACCCCAAGAAACCAGACATGGTTGCCAACATTAAGCAGCAGTTTGCTCTAGCAGTGCAG GAGAAAGATGCTGCGATTGAAATGTGGCAGTCTGCCTTGAAAGAAGTGAGTTGCTTGGAGGAAGAGCTGAAAACTTACCAAGGCTACATGAAGAACAACATGGTGCAGACACAGCTGGACAAA GTGAAGGAGCAGTACTCTGAGGCCATCACGCTGCTGGAAGCCAAGCTGGCGTGGACGCAGGCAGAGCTGAAGAAGGAGCGCTCGTTGCGGGACGACCTCTCGGCGGAGCTGAAGGAACTGAAGCTGGAGCACGAAGCGAGCTGCAAGCTTGTCGAGGCTCAGAAAGACCAGTTGCAGGAGGCCCTGAAAA TGCAGGCGGAGACGGAGAGGGAGCTCAGCGCCGCGCGGGATGACGCCACGGCCGCGCGGGAGCTGGAGGCGGCCCTGGCGCGCTGCCACGAGAGCGTGGCAGACCTGCGCGCACGGCACCACGAGGCGTGCGACAAGGTGGAGGAGGCCGTGGCAGCGCTGGAGAGCGCCTGCGCGGAGAGGGAGCGTGCCGTGCTGGCGGAGGCCAGCGCCAGGG AGGAGACCGCGGAGGCGCAGGCAGCTCTGACGCGCTTGATCGACGACGCGGGGGCGCGCGTCAAGGAGGAGGTGGAGCGCGTCAAGAGCCGGTACAACCAGCAGATAGAGAAGGTGCTCTTTGACGTGAAGATGCTGGAAGAT AAACTGGCGGACAAGAGCTCCCAGTTGGAGAGGCTGACGCGGGACTGTGAGGAGGCCCAGGACGAACGGGAGTCCCCGGCGCGGCGGCCGGGCGCCCCGGACATGGGGGCCCGGCTCCAGGGCCTGTTCCGGGAGCTGGGCGAGCTGCAGCAGCGCAACGCACGGCTCTCCGCCGAGCGGGACGCCCTCCAGCGGCGACTGGACGAGCTCTGCACCAG gCACGAGCGGGAGCTGCAGCGCGGCGAGCAGCGGCGCAGCGCGCTGGAGGGACGGCTGCGGGAAGCCACCGCGCTGCGCGACCAGGCGCGCCAGCTGGACGAGACGCAGCAGTCGGTGGTCGAGTGCTTGCA GCGGCGCGAGCTGGAGCGGGGCGTGCAGGAGCGGGACGACCTGATTGGCCGGCTGCGGGCGGCGCAGGCCCGCGGCGTGGAGACGGCGGCCGAGCTCCACCGCCACCTGGAGACTCAGCTGCGAGTCAAGAACAA GTGGAAGAGGACGGTGAAGACGGTGACGCGGGAGTTCGAGGCGCGCGTGAAGGAGCTGCGTCGCGAGAACGCGGCCCTGCGCGACGAGAACCACCGCCTGAAGGAGGAACTGGAGGCGTTGCGTGCCGACGCGCTCGGCTAA